The Chryseobacterium sp. 52 genome includes a region encoding these proteins:
- a CDS encoding ammonium transporter — MKIGLKWIVSFSVITLVAFGGLFWNPAADFPNTGEFLGEDKIVGADVAWILAAAGLVLLMTPGLSFFYGGMVGKKNVISTMLQSFIALGVISILWVVVGFSLSFGDSLGFQINGVHYGIIGNPLSYPFFSHVGALPHKMMASTIPFVLFALFQMKFAVITPALITGSFAERVRFISYLLFMVLFSLFIYTPLCHMVWHPDGLLNKYFGVKDFAGGTVVHMSAGFAALAGALVLGKRKNPHHEPSNIPYVLLGTGMLWFGWFGFNAGSALSANASAAMAFGTTTIASASAMMTWIFFDRINGRSVSALGACIGAVVGLVAITPGCGFVSIPESLFIGFAAAIVSNVMVNWKALKKVDDTLDVFACHGVGGIMGMILTAIFAHGEKASLLHGGIEVFAHHMAALVLVSAFTFFGSLLLYKITDSIITLRVSEESENRGLDLSQHEESLN; from the coding sequence ATGAAAATTGGTTTGAAATGGATTGTTTCGTTCTCGGTTATTACCCTTGTCGCATTCGGAGGATTATTTTGGAACCCGGCTGCTGATTTTCCCAATACAGGAGAATTTCTCGGTGAAGATAAAATCGTAGGCGCAGATGTAGCATGGATTCTTGCCGCTGCGGGCCTTGTATTACTGATGACCCCCGGACTGTCTTTCTTTTACGGAGGAATGGTCGGAAAGAAAAATGTAATTTCCACCATGTTGCAGAGCTTTATTGCACTTGGGGTTATTTCTATTTTGTGGGTCGTTGTAGGATTTTCCTTATCATTCGGGGATTCTTTGGGCTTTCAGATCAATGGAGTACATTACGGAATCATTGGAAATCCATTGAGTTATCCGTTTTTCAGCCATGTAGGTGCGCTGCCTCACAAAATGATGGCTTCTACTATCCCTTTCGTACTTTTTGCCCTTTTTCAGATGAAATTTGCGGTTATCACCCCAGCTCTCATTACAGGATCTTTTGCCGAGCGGGTTCGCTTTATCTCCTATCTTCTGTTTATGGTACTTTTCAGCCTCTTCATCTATACACCATTATGTCATATGGTGTGGCATCCTGATGGGCTTTTAAATAAATATTTTGGAGTAAAAGATTTTGCAGGCGGAACCGTAGTTCACATGAGTGCCGGTTTTGCTGCCTTAGCCGGAGCTTTAGTTTTGGGCAAAAGAAAAAATCCACATCATGAACCTTCCAATATTCCTTACGTTCTTTTAGGAACCGGAATGTTATGGTTCGGATGGTTTGGTTTCAATGCCGGATCTGCTTTAAGTGCGAATGCTTCCGCCGCTATGGCTTTCGGAACAACTACTATTGCATCGGCTTCTGCAATGATGACCTGGATATTCTTTGACCGGATCAACGGAAGAAGTGTTTCTGCGTTGGGAGCCTGTATCGGAGCTGTGGTAGGACTGGTAGCCATTACTCCGGGGTGTGGTTTTGTCAGTATTCCGGAAAGTCTTTTTATAGGATTTGCCGCTGCTATTGTTTCTAATGTGATGGTCAACTGGAAAGCTTTGAAAAAGGTAGACGATACGCTGGATGTGTTTGCCTGTCATGGAGTAGGAGGCATTATGGGAATGATTCTCACTGCTATTTTTGCTCACGGTGAAAAGGCAAGCCTGCTTCATGGAGGAATTGAGGTCTTTGCCCATCATATGGCCGCTTTAGTTTTGGTTTCAGCGTTTACATTCTTTGGTTCCCTGCTTTTATATAAAATTACAGACTCTATAATTACCTTGAGAGTCTCCGAAGAATCTGAAAATAGGGGACTTGATCTTTCCCAACATGAGGAAAGTCTTAATTAA
- a CDS encoding DUF1800 family protein, with amino-acid sequence MIKKINPINMADSLLYNKHLLWRAGFGAGINQIENLQSMDIKTLVNTLFKEGDFTEISYDTPDTVISEQMTEMSTPAEKRKEMQRVIKEQNNELNLNFLDKMVNSKDQMREKMAFFWHGHFASRVNNSRFSKQLLNTIRKNALGNFKDLLFEVSQSPAMLSFLNNQQNKKDHPNENFAREVMELFTMGRGNYTEKDIREGARAFTGWGYDKEGNFKERKNLHDEGSKTFLGKTGNFTGTDILNTILEQKATAQFITTKIYKFFVNENIDPNIVGKLSVEFYNSGYDIKKLMNSIFSSSWFYDKKNIGNRIKSPIELMAGMMRILPMNIQNPENLIVYQKLLGQMLLYPPNVAGWPNGKSWIDSSTLMVRLQIPQIWSGLRPLEYSPRQDDDIDMGIKSRETALNKSFKNPNITIDWSRLEKVFSGKNCEDYLILNSKTLDMDSVRNFSDKSIKMNIINLMSTPEYQLM; translated from the coding sequence ATGATCAAAAAAATAAATCCTATCAACATGGCCGATTCATTATTATACAATAAACACCTTCTTTGGCGCGCCGGTTTCGGAGCCGGAATTAATCAGATTGAAAACTTGCAAAGTATGGATATAAAAACACTGGTCAATACGCTTTTCAAAGAAGGAGATTTTACAGAAATAAGCTATGACACCCCTGATACTGTTATTTCGGAGCAGATGACAGAGATGTCAACTCCGGCAGAAAAGAGAAAGGAAATGCAGCGCGTCATCAAAGAGCAAAATAATGAACTGAATCTGAATTTCCTGGACAAAATGGTCAACAGCAAAGATCAGATGAGAGAAAAGATGGCCTTTTTCTGGCATGGACACTTTGCGTCAAGGGTTAATAATTCAAGATTCAGTAAACAGCTTCTTAATACCATCAGGAAAAATGCATTGGGAAATTTCAAAGATCTTCTCTTTGAAGTCAGCCAATCGCCTGCTATGCTGAGTTTTCTCAACAATCAACAGAATAAAAAAGACCATCCTAATGAAAACTTTGCCCGTGAGGTGATGGAATTATTTACAATGGGCCGGGGAAATTATACTGAAAAAGACATCAGGGAAGGCGCCAGAGCATTTACAGGCTGGGGCTATGATAAGGAAGGCAACTTTAAAGAGAGAAAAAACCTGCATGATGAAGGATCGAAAACATTTTTGGGAAAAACAGGAAATTTCACTGGAACCGACATTTTGAATACGATTCTTGAACAAAAAGCCACCGCTCAGTTTATCACGACAAAAATCTACAAGTTCTTCGTGAATGAAAACATTGACCCTAATATCGTAGGAAAATTAAGCGTAGAATTCTACAATTCCGGATATGATATTAAAAAACTGATGAACAGCATTTTTTCCAGCTCCTGGTTTTATGATAAAAAGAATATCGGAAACAGGATAAAATCTCCAATAGAACTGATGGCAGGAATGATGCGGATACTCCCAATGAACATCCAGAACCCGGAGAACCTCATCGTTTATCAGAAACTGCTGGGACAGATGCTACTCTACCCGCCTAATGTAGCAGGATGGCCAAACGGAAAATCGTGGATAGACAGTTCTACCCTCATGGTGAGACTCCAGATTCCACAGATATGGTCCGGATTACGTCCTTTGGAATACAGTCCCAGACAGGATGATGATATTGACATGGGAATAAAATCCAGGGAAACTGCTTTGAATAAATCTTTTAAGAATCCTAATATTACAATAGACTGGAGCAGGCTTGAAAAAGTCTTTTCAGGCAAAAACTGTGAAGATTATCTGATCCTGAATTCAAAAACGCTGGATATGGATTCTGTCAGGAACTTTTCAGACAAGAGTATTAAAATGAATATCATCAATCTGATGTCTACACCGGAATATCAGTTAATGTAG
- a CDS encoding glucokinase, giving the protein MILNPKFPLYLPGVENSNNDNVSIIGASLREDITILGYFVSSNGGLEIKIQKEYSTKDYTSFSDILKKFMQDNQLENVKRLAMAVPGPVIDGKSSPARLGWDLSIEEYTRDFGFEKGDMLNDLEASAYGMGLLEDSDLEPIYTSGHLEKGNVAILAPGNGLGEAGYFFDGKYLRPFATEGGHSEFSPRTNVEVEFYQFLNNIYGIVSWENVLSKTGLFNIYRFLRDVKRHPEPEWLAERLAGGNFLEEIYKAAVEEDVLICKIALDTFLEFLAREANNLVLKLKATGGLLISGDIPQTIREYIDKGKFYDKFKISDKMEGMLKNTPLYLVKQNHTALKGAALYTAYYQN; this is encoded by the coding sequence ATGATATTGAATCCAAAATTTCCACTTTATTTACCAGGAGTAGAGAACAGTAATAACGATAACGTTTCTATCATTGGGGCAAGTCTCCGTGAAGATATAACCATCTTAGGCTATTTTGTTTCCAGTAACGGAGGTCTTGAGATAAAAATTCAGAAAGAATACAGTACTAAAGACTATACTTCATTTTCTGATATTTTAAAAAAATTCATGCAGGATAACCAGCTGGAGAATGTAAAACGTCTGGCTATGGCTGTACCGGGACCTGTCATTGATGGGAAAAGCAGCCCTGCGAGATTAGGCTGGGACTTAAGTATTGAAGAATATACCAGAGATTTCGGATTTGAGAAAGGAGATATGCTGAATGACCTTGAAGCTTCCGCCTATGGAATGGGGCTTCTTGAAGACAGCGATCTTGAACCCATCTATACCAGCGGACATCTTGAAAAAGGAAATGTAGCGATCCTGGCACCAGGAAACGGATTGGGGGAAGCAGGATATTTCTTTGACGGAAAATACCTGAGACCTTTTGCAACAGAAGGCGGACATTCAGAATTCTCACCGAGAACCAATGTAGAAGTTGAATTCTATCAGTTCTTAAACAATATCTACGGTATTGTAAGCTGGGAGAATGTGCTTTCTAAAACCGGTCTTTTCAATATCTACAGATTTTTAAGAGACGTTAAAAGACATCCGGAACCGGAATGGCTTGCAGAGCGTCTTGCCGGAGGTAATTTCCTTGAGGAAATTTACAAAGCTGCAGTAGAAGAAGATGTACTGATCTGTAAAATCGCTTTAGATACTTTCCTGGAATTCCTGGCAAGAGAAGCGAACAATCTTGTACTGAAGTTAAAGGCTACCGGAGGACTCTTGATTTCCGGAGATATCCCGCAAACGATCAGAGAGTATATCGATAAAGGTAAATTCTACGACAAGTTTAAGATCAGTGATAAGATGGAAGGAATGCTGAAAAATACACCGCTCTATCTGGTGAAACAGAATCATACGGCATTAAAAGGCGCCGCATTATATACCGCTTATTACCAAAATTAA
- a CDS encoding YIP1 family protein — protein sequence MNWKTIFNPFERFDDKLLLFVSAFTVMLAIGMGYWTDSCFSSIYKISNVEKTSLQSIAVPTLISFGSAIAILFILGRILNNKTRLIDIVNTVLISQLFLIILLATDKISFIKEAQEKMISYQKNPIESAPVLDLTVVLGMASFTLIILIYSITVYYNGFKTATNIKKWQHIVLFAAVSLIMTLVCQILASKYF from the coding sequence ATGAACTGGAAAACAATTTTTAATCCTTTTGAAAGATTCGATGATAAACTGTTGCTTTTTGTAAGTGCTTTTACAGTAATGCTCGCCATTGGTATGGGATACTGGACGGACAGCTGCTTCAGCAGTATCTACAAAATCAGCAATGTAGAAAAAACGTCTCTTCAGTCCATAGCGGTTCCTACATTAATAAGTTTCGGTTCTGCTATAGCGATTCTTTTTATATTGGGGCGGATTTTAAACAATAAAACAAGACTTATAGATATTGTCAATACCGTTTTAATTTCACAGCTGTTTCTCATTATTCTGCTGGCTACGGATAAAATATCCTTTATTAAAGAGGCTCAGGAAAAAATGATCAGCTATCAGAAAAATCCTATAGAATCAGCACCGGTACTGGACCTTACTGTCGTGCTGGGTATGGCATCTTTCACCCTTATTATTTTAATTTACAGTATCACAGTCTATTACAACGGGTTCAAAACAGCCACCAACATCAAAAAATGGCAGCATATTGTTCTTTTTGCAGCAGTCTCATTAATAATGACTTTGGTATGCCAAATTTTAGCATCTAAATACTTTTAA
- a CDS encoding L-serine ammonia-lyase codes for MESISVFEIIKVGIGPSSSHTMGPWNAASAFIRIIKRERSIAEVKEVFLEFFGSLAKTGIGHGTDIAGMLGLNGEDFTTINTSKIDEKIATIKKDQRINLGGEKEIPFIYGYHLVLNMQKSLDFHPNGMIFKAVFEDGTELVQDFYSVGGGFIASQEKNSIEKQCVRTLYPCHHGSDIVKYCEKLGFKRFSDLILINEESWRSQEKTREEALNIWKNIKECIYKGVNKEGILPGGLNVTRRAAGINRKLLGDKVYKNIDEWYKLVVDAEENFTNINKWIACFALAVNEENASFGRIITAPTNGASGVIPAVLMYSQAFTECISEDDIVRFLLVAGEIGTLFKKNATISAAMGGCQAEIGVSSAMAAAGLTEILGGSIGQVLMAAEIAMEHHLGLTCDPIKGLVQIPCIERNTMGAMKAITAANIALESDPAKAKVSLDEVIQTMWETALSMSERFKETSEGGLAIAVNVPEC; via the coding sequence ATGGAATCAATATCGGTTTTTGAGATTATTAAAGTAGGAATAGGCCCATCCAGTTCGCATACGATGGGACCATGGAATGCAGCATCTGCGTTTATCAGAATTATAAAAAGAGAAAGATCAATCGCAGAGGTGAAGGAAGTTTTTCTTGAATTTTTCGGTTCTTTAGCTAAAACCGGAATTGGACACGGAACGGATATCGCCGGAATGCTGGGACTGAATGGTGAAGATTTTACAACCATCAATACGTCAAAAATTGACGAAAAAATAGCGACGATAAAAAAAGACCAGAGGATTAACCTGGGTGGAGAAAAAGAAATTCCTTTTATCTATGGGTATCACTTGGTTTTAAATATGCAGAAATCCCTTGATTTTCATCCCAACGGAATGATTTTTAAGGCTGTTTTTGAAGATGGAACCGAGCTTGTTCAGGATTTTTATTCTGTAGGAGGAGGTTTTATCGCAAGTCAGGAAAAAAATTCTATCGAAAAACAATGTGTCCGGACACTCTATCCGTGTCATCACGGTTCGGATATTGTCAAATACTGTGAAAAACTGGGCTTTAAAAGGTTTTCAGATCTGATCCTGATCAATGAAGAAAGCTGGAGGTCTCAGGAAAAAACCAGAGAGGAAGCACTGAATATCTGGAAAAATATTAAAGAATGTATTTACAAAGGGGTCAATAAAGAAGGTATTCTTCCCGGAGGTTTAAATGTGACCAGAAGAGCAGCCGGAATCAACAGAAAACTTTTAGGAGATAAGGTCTATAAAAACATTGACGAATGGTATAAGCTGGTAGTAGATGCAGAAGAGAATTTTACCAATATCAATAAGTGGATTGCCTGTTTTGCACTGGCAGTAAATGAAGAAAATGCAAGTTTCGGAAGAATCATTACAGCGCCCACCAATGGAGCCAGCGGTGTAATTCCTGCAGTTTTAATGTATTCACAGGCATTTACAGAGTGTATAAGCGAAGATGATATCGTAAGGTTCCTGCTTGTAGCCGGAGAAATAGGAACTTTGTTTAAGAAAAATGCTACTATTTCTGCAGCAATGGGCGGATGTCAGGCCGAAATCGGGGTTTCATCAGCGATGGCAGCAGCCGGATTAACGGAAATATTGGGTGGAAGCATAGGACAGGTGTTGATGGCGGCAGAAATAGCCATGGAACATCACCTTGGACTGACCTGTGACCCGATCAAAGGGCTTGTGCAGATTCCATGTATTGAAAGGAATACAATGGGTGCCATGAAAGCGATTACAGCGGCTAATATTGCCCTGGAAAGTGATCCTGCAAAAGCAAAAGTGAGTTTGGATGAGGTGATCCAGACGATGTGGGAAACGGCTTTATCAATGAGTGAACGTTTTAAGGAAACTTCAGAAGGCGGACTGGCGATTGCCGTGAACGTTCCTGAATGTTAA
- a CDS encoding serine hydrolase domain-containing protein, translating into MKIKLLLVLVFLAHLCHAQIEGTWNGEVDIQTMKLPLILKIKKNKEGYTSLLNSPKQSTDDISVDQTTFGNNELSFDIKKINASYKGVFKENHFEGTLTQNGKILPLNLFRDLPVSKDSEVSYLGGKAINKEKIDDFLDYIAQNNQGIGSVSIFRNGVQEYHKDFGQQQLKNVAYDKDTQYQIGSISKMITAVMLMQLVENEKLKLTEKLSKYYPEIPNAQKISLQQMLNHTSGLGDYVGEAKDNWLFGKSVGDKAIVAEIKKQGVSSEPGKKTRYSNSAYFLLSRILEKIHGKPYNIILKENIIEKAGMKHTFSVLDDPKNIFKSYKFTDGNWKEVPDFDFHNCIGLGDIVSTTEDMGIFMDALFNGRFIKKETLEMMIPGKEVKFFGTGMMKAPFYNIIAYGHGGDTAGSHSMLSYEPTDKLAFAVTVNGENLYHNDLYVGILNLLYGRDYKYPTFDTGKTDPELEKYAGEYESKEIPIPLTVSSKNGILLAQGEGQPEFPLDKIEKNKYQFEKAGITLLFIPEKKQMQLIQNGKTYLFNKK; encoded by the coding sequence ATGAAAATCAAACTGTTACTCGTGCTGGTCTTTCTGGCACACCTCTGTCATGCGCAGATCGAAGGAACCTGGAACGGAGAAGTCGATATCCAGACCATGAAACTGCCTTTAATTCTTAAAATCAAAAAAAATAAGGAAGGATATACTTCTTTGCTCAACAGTCCGAAACAGAGCACGGATGATATCAGCGTAGATCAAACTACCTTCGGTAATAATGAACTGAGTTTTGATATAAAAAAAATCAATGCCAGCTATAAAGGTGTTTTCAAAGAAAATCACTTTGAAGGAACCTTGACCCAAAATGGAAAAATTCTTCCATTAAATCTATTCAGAGATCTTCCGGTTTCTAAAGATTCAGAAGTTTCTTATCTCGGAGGCAAAGCAATCAACAAGGAAAAAATAGATGATTTTCTGGATTATATTGCCCAAAACAATCAGGGAATCGGAAGTGTGTCTATTTTCAGAAACGGTGTTCAGGAATATCACAAAGATTTTGGACAGCAGCAGTTGAAAAATGTGGCTTACGATAAAGACACTCAATACCAGATTGGATCCATCAGTAAAATGATTACAGCAGTAATGCTGATGCAATTGGTTGAAAATGAAAAACTGAAACTGACTGAAAAACTTTCAAAGTACTATCCTGAAATACCCAATGCCCAAAAAATCAGTCTGCAGCAAATGTTGAATCACACCAGCGGACTTGGAGATTATGTAGGCGAAGCGAAAGACAATTGGCTGTTCGGAAAATCGGTTGGCGATAAAGCAATCGTTGCAGAGATCAAAAAACAGGGGGTGAGTTCTGAACCCGGAAAAAAAACCAGATATTCTAACTCTGCTTACTTCCTTTTAAGCAGAATTCTGGAAAAAATTCACGGAAAACCGTATAATATTATCTTGAAAGAAAATATCATTGAAAAAGCAGGAATGAAACACACTTTTTCTGTACTTGACGATCCTAAAAATATTTTTAAATCCTATAAATTCACAGACGGAAACTGGAAGGAAGTTCCTGATTTTGATTTTCACAACTGTATAGGATTAGGAGATATTGTTTCTACGACAGAGGATATGGGCATCTTCATGGATGCTTTATTTAACGGCCGTTTCATCAAAAAAGAAACTCTTGAAATGATGATCCCGGGTAAAGAGGTTAAATTTTTCGGAACAGGAATGATGAAAGCTCCTTTCTACAATATCATTGCATACGGACATGGCGGAGACACAGCAGGCTCTCATTCTATGTTATCTTATGAGCCTACAGACAAGCTTGCTTTTGCGGTAACAGTTAACGGAGAAAATCTGTACCACAATGATCTGTATGTCGGCATTTTAAATCTTCTGTACGGAAGAGACTACAAATACCCAACATTTGATACCGGAAAGACAGATCCTGAGCTGGAAAAATATGCGGGAGAATATGAATCAAAAGAAATTCCAATTCCTTTAACGGTATCTTCCAAAAACGGGATTTTGTTGGCTCAGGGAGAGGGGCAACCGGAATTTCCTCTGGACAAAATCGAAAAGAATAAGTATCAGTTTGAAAAAGCAGGCATTACGCTTCTCTTTATTCCTGAAAAGAAGCAAATGCAGTTGATTCAGAACGGAAAAACATATCTGTTTAATAAAAAATAA
- a CDS encoding FMN-dependent NADH-azoreductase, with protein sequence MKILIINASVRNERSYSRKLTRLFVENWKTKYPLDVFTYRETGMDRIPPINEFWIAGAFKKPSDRTEESQKALELSNELVKELKEHDIYVIGTPMYNWSIPSGLKAYIDQVMRIHETWKFRSGVPDGDYVGLLENKKMFILSARGDTGYGENEKNGSINFQTTYLKHIFGIMGVRDINIFSLDNEEFGGEVFENSKNKIFNAIRLIE encoded by the coding sequence ATGAAAATATTGATTATTAATGCAAGTGTAAGAAATGAAAGATCTTACAGCAGAAAATTAACCCGGCTTTTTGTTGAAAACTGGAAAACAAAATATCCACTCGATGTATTTACCTACAGAGAAACAGGGATGGATCGCATTCCTCCTATTAATGAATTCTGGATTGCAGGAGCTTTTAAAAAACCATCAGACAGAACAGAAGAAAGCCAAAAAGCCTTAGAACTCAGTAATGAGCTTGTAAAAGAGCTGAAAGAACATGACATCTACGTCATTGGAACGCCAATGTACAACTGGTCTATCCCAAGTGGCTTAAAAGCTTATATCGATCAGGTCATGCGGATCCATGAAACCTGGAAGTTCAGGTCAGGTGTTCCGGATGGCGATTATGTTGGGCTGCTTGAAAACAAAAAAATGTTCATATTATCAGCCCGTGGCGATACCGGATATGGAGAAAACGAGAAAAACGGATCTATTAATTTTCAAACCACTTATCTGAAACATATCTTCGGAATTATGGGAGTCCGGGACATCAACATTTTTTCATTAGATAATGAAGAATTTGGAGGTGAAGTTTTTGAAAACTCAAAAAATAAAATTTTCAATGCCATCCGCTTGATTGAATAA
- a CDS encoding YceI family protein, giving the protein MKKIFLLAVLAGGLAFGQSKKVVASDVHWWGYKVAKSEASSHDGTVKVKSGDMVMKGNDLVGGSFVLDMTSINATDLTGEYQQKLNGHLKNGDFFEVEKFPTASFKITSVKKNSDKIYSSLVTGNLTVKGKTSPITFPAKISYSKGVVSLVSEKFSFDRQKFDVAYKSTMQDVFVKDDIEMIVKVTAK; this is encoded by the coding sequence ATGAAAAAAATATTCTTATTAGCCGTTTTAGCCGGTGGTCTTGCTTTCGGACAGTCTAAAAAAGTAGTAGCATCTGACGTACACTGGTGGGGGTACAAAGTAGCAAAATCTGAGGCAAGTTCTCACGATGGTACTGTGAAAGTAAAATCAGGAGACATGGTGATGAAAGGAAATGATTTGGTAGGAGGTAGCTTCGTATTGGATATGACTTCTATCAATGCAACTGACCTTACCGGAGAATATCAGCAGAAATTAAACGGACACCTTAAGAATGGTGACTTCTTTGAAGTTGAAAAATTCCCTACTGCTTCTTTCAAAATTACTTCTGTAAAGAAAAACAGCGATAAGATCTATAGTTCATTAGTAACAGGAAACCTTACAGTTAAAGGTAAAACAAGCCCTATTACTTTCCCTGCGAAGATTTCTTACAGCAAAGGAGTCGTAAGTCTGGTGTCTGAAAAATTCTCTTTCGACAGACAGAAATTTGACGTTGCTTACAAGTCTACAATGCAGGATGTTTTTGTGAAAGATGACATCGAAATGATTGTAAAGGTGACTGCTAAATAA
- a CDS encoding alpha/beta hydrolase produces the protein MKIYIVSGLGADFKVLERLEFPENYELIFIDWLIPEKNEPFHTYVERMAEKVDDSEPFCLLGYSFGGIMVQEINKLKPSQKVVIMGSIKSDKEKSKFIKTGEITKLPRVLPVGMFNDKAANVYSVIRKLFDPKNPKILQYFKVRDPYYLKWSVEKVSEWKFEEIPDVIQILGDKDIVFPIKYSKPDYIIKGGTHLFPATKYKEVSKILKEVFV, from the coding sequence ATGAAAATTTATATAGTAAGCGGTCTCGGAGCAGATTTTAAAGTATTGGAAAGACTGGAATTTCCCGAGAACTATGAATTAATTTTTATAGACTGGCTCATCCCTGAAAAAAATGAGCCCTTCCATACCTATGTTGAAAGAATGGCTGAAAAAGTAGATGATTCTGAACCCTTTTGTCTATTAGGTTATTCTTTTGGAGGCATTATGGTGCAGGAGATCAATAAACTGAAGCCATCGCAAAAAGTGGTGATCATGGGAAGCATCAAATCAGATAAGGAAAAATCTAAATTTATAAAGACAGGAGAGATCACAAAACTCCCAAGAGTACTTCCTGTAGGAATGTTTAATGATAAAGCGGCGAACGTATATTCTGTCATCAGAAAATTGTTTGATCCTAAAAACCCTAAGATTCTTCAATACTTTAAAGTCAGAGATCCATACTATCTGAAATGGTCTGTGGAAAAGGTTTCTGAGTGGAAATTTGAAGAAATTCCGGATGTCATTCAGATATTAGGTGACAAAGACATTGTGTTTCCTATTAAATACTCAAAACCGGATTACATCATCAAAGGGGGGACCCATCTCTTTCCGGCTACAAAATACAAAGAAGTGTCCAAAATATTGAAGGAGGTTTTTGTTTAA
- a CDS encoding Crp/Fnr family transcriptional regulator, which yields METLIKNISQHVRLTPEEISLFKNFWTEKTLEKGEFLLRNGEICRYDSYIVSGVLKAFCINSENGNEEILFLAIDHWWAADIASFSKQKTSIYNIQAVEKTKLLQIGHQSFQKMLQEIPSLEKYFRIILESYLGTLEKRVVFNHMYKAEQKYYNFLETYPDIASRVPQYLIASYLGVSAEFISRIRKKNKSS from the coding sequence ATGGAAACATTAATTAAAAACATTTCGCAACATGTCCGGCTAACCCCTGAAGAGATTTCCCTCTTTAAAAACTTCTGGACAGAAAAAACATTGGAAAAGGGTGAATTCCTTTTAAGAAATGGCGAAATCTGCCGCTACGACAGTTATATCGTTTCGGGAGTTTTAAAAGCGTTTTGTATTAATTCTGAAAATGGAAATGAAGAGATTCTTTTTTTAGCAATTGACCATTGGTGGGCAGCTGATATTGCCAGCTTTTCCAAACAGAAAACGTCTATTTACAATATACAGGCTGTAGAAAAAACAAAACTTTTACAGATCGGTCATCAGTCTTTTCAAAAAATGCTGCAGGAAATTCCATCGTTAGAAAAATACTTCAGGATTATTTTAGAAAGCTATCTGGGAACACTTGAGAAAAGGGTTGTATTTAACCATATGTACAAAGCGGAACAGAAATATTATAATTTTCTGGAGACCTATCCGGATATAGCATCCAGAGTTCCTCAATATTTAATTGCTTCTTATTTAGGGGTATCCGCCGAATTTATAAGCAGAATCAGGAAAAAAAATAAATCCTCTTGA
- a CDS encoding YceI family protein, translating to MKRLLLFAMVCVSISFVSAQKKFDKVSKVTSSEIRWWGYKVVKTEASSHSGTVKLKSGKFNFDKTVLVDGEFIIDMRSMMAGDVSEEDQIKLTNELKSTNFFEVKKFPIAKFHLTKIIPLANSEYNSTIYGDITIKGVRKTITFPANAYVTQFTVVIESAKFSLNRRDFKVFYQSSLKDYFIKDEMDFQFKISTEKLDNDNRVPAKKKK from the coding sequence ATGAAAAGATTACTATTGTTTGCTATGGTGTGCGTGAGCATATCATTTGTTTCTGCACAGAAGAAATTTGATAAAGTTTCAAAAGTGACTTCATCAGAGATCAGGTGGTGGGGATATAAAGTTGTAAAAACTGAAGCTTCTTCGCATTCAGGAACGGTAAAGCTGAAAAGCGGAAAATTCAATTTTGATAAAACGGTCCTGGTAGACGGAGAGTTTATTATAGATATGAGAAGCATGATGGCAGGAGATGTCTCTGAAGAAGATCAAATCAAGCTTACCAATGAACTGAAAAGTACCAATTTCTTTGAGGTTAAAAAATTCCCGATCGCGAAGTTCCACTTGACTAAAATTATTCCTTTAGCAAACAGTGAATACAATTCAACGATTTACGGTGATATTACCATCAAAGGAGTAAGAAAAACAATTACTTTCCCTGCGAATGCATATGTAACCCAGTTTACTGTAGTAATTGAATCTGCTAAGTTCTCATTAAACAGAAGAGACTTTAAAGTATTCTACCAGTCTTCACTGAAAGATTATTTCATCAAAGACGAAATGGATTTCCAATTCAAAATTTCTACAGAAAAGTTGGACAACGACAACAGAGTTCCGGCTAAGAAAAAGAAATAA